One segment of Nitrospirota bacterium DNA contains the following:
- a CDS encoding phosphate ABC transporter substrate-binding protein, translating to MFLAVALVLAVFSAGAYAGNVDTAIPAYQKVSGVSGSLNAVGSDTMNNLMALWCEGFARFYPSVRCQIEGKGSSTAPPALIEATAQIGPMSRQMKSSEVDAFQKKFGYKPTQVATSLDALAVYVNKDNPVKGLTIEQLDAIFSKTRKCGARKRVETWGDLGLTGDWKNHPISLYGRNSASGTYAFFKEHALCKGDYRDEVKEQPGSASVVQGVTEDRYGIGYSGIGYITSGVRTVPLAKKGSTSFMEPSAENLLSGRYPLGRFLYVYINRPPNRPLDPLVREFVSFILSREGQQLVVKSGYQPLPASVVKKMRKKVL from the coding sequence ATGTTTTTGGCCGTGGCTTTGGTGCTGGCCGTCTTTTCGGCCGGTGCTTATGCCGGGAATGTGGACACCGCGATACCCGCCTACCAGAAGGTAAGCGGGGTCTCCGGGAGCCTCAACGCCGTGGGCTCCGACACCATGAACAACCTGATGGCCCTCTGGTGCGAGGGGTTTGCCAGGTTCTACCCCAGCGTGCGGTGCCAGATAGAGGGGAAGGGCTCCAGCACCGCACCGCCCGCCCTTATCGAGGCGACGGCCCAGATCGGGCCCATGTCCCGGCAGATGAAGAGCTCCGAGGTGGACGCCTTCCAGAAAAAATTCGGCTACAAGCCCACCCAGGTGGCCACGTCCCTGGACGCCCTGGCCGTCTACGTCAACAAGGACAACCCCGTCAAGGGCCTCACCATCGAGCAGCTGGACGCCATCTTCTCCAAGACCCGCAAGTGCGGGGCCCGCAAGAGGGTCGAGACCTGGGGAGACCTCGGCCTCACCGGGGACTGGAAGAACCACCCTATAAGCCTCTACGGGAGGAACTCCGCGTCTGGCACGTACGCCTTCTTCAAGGAGCACGCCCTGTGCAAGGGCGACTACAGGGACGAGGTGAAGGAGCAGCCCGGCTCGGCCAGCGTCGTGCAGGGCGTGACCGAGGACCGCTACGGCATCGGCTACAGCGGCATCGGCTACATTACCTCCGGCGTGCGGACGGTCCCCCTGGCCAAGAAGGGGAGCACCAGCTTCATGGAGCCCTCGGCCGAGAACCTTCTGAGCGGGCGGTACCCCCTGGGGAGGTTCCTCTACGTCTACATCAACCGTCCGCCCAACCGGCCCCTGGACCCTCTGGTGCGGGAGTTTGTCTCGTTCATCCTTTCCCGGGAGGGCCAGCAGCTTGTCGTCAAGTCCGGGTATCAGCCCCTTCCGGCAAGCGTCGTCAAGAAGATGCGGAAGAAGGTCCTCTAG
- a CDS encoding ATP-binding protein has protein sequence MRKGVFSRIFNVYALVLVLGLLVALVYVTHVVRETRIEELAQTLRMHASLAASLEPFGPEADRERLVRMVHEKTGARLSIIAPDGTILADSDRGVRGRKVLTDPELKEALFAGSGYAVRTSVDGQEALFSALRVEEAGRTLGFIRLSVPLREVNASVNRLRMKLLIAFALVFLVTGGVSIVQTGRLQRLVRDVTRFTRALARGNLERRLTLKEGGDFGEIAENLNTMAGRLRETIAQGKEEYERLNVILRSIPDALLIVSPEDDIVMSSAASRNFFGVSPVAQRPLAEVVRSPEFFAMLDRVRRSRATEDLEFTLDYPEEKYVTVKVSPLLYDEEEPPGLVAIFHDITQIKKLEQVRKDFVANLSHELKTPIASIKGFADTLLMGALEDEENARKFLGIISSNSERINTLVDDLMTISKIELGVIKVQKRPVDLGDVLEHVLENLAGRAKDKGLSLAQSVAEGARQVRADRDRLIQILTNLVDNAIKFTDRGGVTVRAGLAGDGRPFIAVEDTGIGVAPQHIRRLGERFYRVDPSRSRKLGGTGLGLAIVKHLVKAHGWEMAFRSQVGHGTTVTVLLRAEDATA, from the coding sequence GTGAGGAAGGGGGTCTTCAGCAGGATTTTCAACGTCTATGCGCTGGTCCTCGTCCTGGGCCTCCTGGTCGCCCTGGTCTACGTCACGCATGTGGTCAGGGAAACCCGCATAGAGGAGCTGGCCCAGACCCTCCGGATGCACGCCTCCCTGGCGGCGAGCCTGGAGCCCTTCGGGCCGGAGGCCGACCGGGAGCGGCTGGTCCGGATGGTGCATGAGAAGACCGGCGCCCGGCTGAGCATCATCGCCCCGGACGGCACCATCCTGGCCGATTCGGACCGGGGGGTCCGCGGGCGGAAGGTGCTTACGGACCCCGAGCTGAAGGAGGCCCTGTTTGCGGGCTCGGGGTATGCGGTGCGCACCTCTGTGGACGGGCAAGAGGCCCTTTTCTCGGCCCTCCGCGTGGAAGAAGCCGGCCGGACCCTCGGCTTCATCCGCCTCTCCGTGCCGCTTCGGGAGGTAAACGCGTCGGTCAACAGGCTCAGGATGAAACTCCTCATCGCCTTCGCCCTGGTGTTCCTCGTGACCGGGGGGGTCTCCATCGTGCAGACCGGGCGGCTGCAGCGCCTGGTGAGGGACGTAACCCGGTTTACCCGGGCCCTCGCCCGGGGGAACCTGGAGCGGCGGCTCACGCTGAAAGAGGGCGGCGACTTCGGCGAGATAGCCGAGAACCTCAACACCATGGCCGGACGCCTCCGGGAGACCATTGCCCAGGGCAAGGAGGAGTACGAGCGGCTGAACGTCATCCTCCGGAGCATCCCCGACGCCCTCCTCATCGTGAGCCCCGAGGACGACATCGTCATGTCCTCGGCGGCCTCCCGGAACTTCTTCGGCGTCTCTCCCGTGGCGCAAAGGCCCCTTGCGGAGGTCGTGCGGAGCCCCGAGTTCTTCGCCATGCTGGACCGCGTGCGCCGGAGCAGGGCCACCGAGGACCTGGAGTTCACGCTGGATTACCCGGAGGAAAAGTACGTGACCGTCAAGGTCTCCCCCCTGCTCTACGATGAGGAGGAGCCCCCGGGCCTGGTGGCCATCTTCCACGACATCACCCAGATAAAGAAGCTCGAGCAGGTCAGGAAGGACTTCGTCGCAAACCTCTCGCACGAGCTGAAGACCCCCATCGCCTCCATCAAGGGCTTTGCCGACACCCTCCTCATGGGGGCCCTGGAGGACGAGGAGAACGCCCGGAAGTTCCTGGGCATCATCTCCTCCAACAGCGAACGCATCAACACCCTGGTGGACGACCTCATGACCATATCGAAGATAGAGCTGGGCGTCATCAAGGTGCAGAAGCGCCCCGTGGACCTCGGCGACGTTCTGGAGCACGTCCTGGAGAACCTGGCCGGGCGGGCAAAGGACAAGGGGCTTTCGCTCGCGCAGTCCGTCGCGGAGGGGGCCCGGCAGGTGCGGGCCGACCGGGACCGGCTCATCCAGATACTGACGAACCTGGTGGACAACGCCATAAAGTTCACCGACCGGGGAGGGGTCACCGTCAGGGCCGGCCTGGCCGGGGACGGACGCCCCTTTATCGCCGTAGAGGACACCGGCATCGGCGTCGCCCCCCAGCACATACGCCGCCTGGGGGAGCGCTTCTACCGCGTGGACCCCTCCCGCTCCCGGAAGCTCGGGGGCACGGGCCTGGGGCTGGCCATCGTCAAGCACCTGGTGAAGGCCCACGGCTGGGAGATGGCCTTCCGAAGCCAGGTGGGCCACGGCACCACCGTGACCGTCCTTCTCAGGGCCGAAGACGCCACGGCGTAG